In Juglans microcarpa x Juglans regia isolate MS1-56 chromosome 1S, Jm3101_v1.0, whole genome shotgun sequence, the genomic stretch tgggttcttaaggtcaaacgcaagtcggatggatcaatagataagtacaaagctcgcttagtggcgaaaggatatacccaataggagggtatagactatgaggaaacCTTTCACCaatggtgaggtttgcctcaattcgcctaattctagctatagtagcaaacatggatttgaaACTCTACCAAATGAAcgttaagacagcatttctcaatggagaactagatgaggagatctatatggatcaaccaacgaGTTTTGTGGTCAAATGTCAAGAGCgtaaagtgtgcaagctcaaacgatctatatatggcctaaagcaatcatctagacaatggtacctcagattccatcgagccattctctcgaatgggtttacgatgatcacagaggaccattgtgtctatgtcaaaaggtcCAAAAAGAGTTTCATAATATTATCattgtatgttgacgacatactactagctggaaatgataaatggttgatagtcgccacaaaaaagtggttatccttcaattttgagatgaaggatatgggtgaggcagaatacattctgggagttaaaatctatagagatcgctcaaagaaacttttgtgtttgtaccaacagacttacataaaaaaagtcctcgagcgcttcctaatgaatgaatgtaaacccattgacacccctgttgcaagAAGCGAGAACTTGTTTAAAGTGTTTTatcctaagactcaaaaagaaaaggaaaagatggcccgtgtcccttatgctaatactgtgggtagtctgatgtatacaatgatgtgtactcggcctgatatatgctatgcagttggcttagtgagtagattccaatctaaCCCCGAACTggctcactggaaagcggtcaaaaggattatgcgatatctcaagggaactgcagACTATATgttgtgctatcagggttcagatttgcagctaagaggttacagtgatgccaATTGGGGCAGTGAcctagatgagcgcaaatcaaccactcacatgtctttctgctcaataAAGGAGCCATtacatggagcagcaagaaacaaccctgtatagctttatccactATGGAGGCAGAATATatagcttgttctgcagcagttcaaaAAGCTGTTTGGTTATAGAGGTTCTTCAAACATTTAGACATTGGTACGGATACTTCAGATCCAGTGACGATATTCTGCGATagcatggcagctctcgcatatgctaaaGACTCAAAGTAttatggaagaaccaaacacatagatatcagatatcactacatcgAAGACATggtagcgcaaaaggaagtggttctgaaacatctttctacgagtcgcatggttgctgatcccttaacgaagcctattgcaagagatgtctttgaggctcatgttaggaatctaggattGCGTAGactgtaaatgtaatttgtgtttcaaataaCATTGAGATATAAcctttcctttgggatattaatacaatatgattcagttcttgtctttattgtattgttttttttatatagtacaCATACACAAGATATGTtaacaggcttagatcggctcactcacacgagtgATCAcctctagcgcttaagtagcgagtagagatgagacattgtgtccctatgtacttgtccaaagggataagttggttgacacaaagttatGTCTCCTTAGTGGGAGCAAGATGAGGTCTATTTATAGGAttatgcatgggttaccccaccatccatgtagctTGTAATAAGCCAGAtgcgagttcctctttgacgtCTTGGAGGCGTGCAAATAGattcgggttagacgcttaaggagcggctagactaagatctgcacggtgttgatatagacatatgctctttaagaaagagaaatacaccgtagcatgtgtttcatactatatgtgcttatacgaccatatgaggaagtgagtaaaatgtttctctctttctcactgtgtgggtctcattttttcaatgtcatttacttttgactatgtcacgagatggaggttgtgatgtctgctactttggcatgctaTCTATAGtcatgattgatacggtctaaagaggcattgttgggaaagtagttggaccaaaattgagtgaaaGGGAAGACTCTTCGATATCATATTTTCGATAATGTTTGCTAACGTCAAACaatgacgctacatcttggtaacggctaaaggttgtgaacacattgaaatgatttggaggtagtcaagcattgttctgagtttttaaCTCAAGggggttcgaaaatgcttgatcttgatgcgatcgaatGAATCTAGGACATGATcagacactttagggatgttactatactagtcttctctgggagagatttggtatatgTACTCCCACATTTCTAcagatgtgcttggtggtcgcatggcctatttatttgtatgaacaagattgagaacattagagagatgcagacttggggtcatgcccactgtgtgcgagtgggagatgttagatggaggggcgcccacgtggggctgaccccctccttAAACCACAGTGTAACGCATgactttaagccatgcgttatttgcttgtaacgcatggcttactGCCATTCAAAAtggcaattgaaggctggcctttaaggccaacCGTGtgtaggaggactatatatagtcctccttaattggtttttgtgatgatctgaaaatacactaaaaactctctctttttgttctctcttgaaaaatatttaggctgtggatttgttaagtgttactctagttttatactacgtagtacacttcaccactaagaggaaacgttGGAGTATCAATCTAGAAAAAACTTGTGGAGtaattttataagctgagcttgagaTATTTTTCCGTTGTGCTTTCCAAcataaactaataaattaatatgattttgtataaTACGTTagaactattttataataaaaataattggaaaatgctaaatgtacttacgaaaaatttacaaaaaatttactttttcacatattagttattgatatgttgaaaatcatgaaatttgaaattcaaaatttgaatttccaaagaaaactaacaaaatgaattttgcaagtaaaactgtaagtacatatagcactactcaaaataattttataatatgacgtaATACATCAACCCACATTaatttgtaggtttatttttataaaattcttttgtgtcaaaaatatttctcattattttatattcgaacaatatttcattaatttaaaatgaaatataaaaaggaAATCACAACGTACAACCCTTTATAGCAAATTCAGTGGATAGAAATAAACGTAAAAAATGACAATGAAGCCAATAAATTAGTTCGGATTTATGTTTCTCAATGGAACGAGCAACTGTCTTCAAAAGCAGTTGCAAGCGTACTTTGGAAGTTTGATATTATAGTATGagttaggggtgtgcaaaatttcgaAAATTTCGACTCTGTCCGACTtccactccgactccgactccgacttcgtcggagtcatcggaattaggagtcggaattcggagtagctccgaatatctattcggagtcggagtcggagtcggagctccaagaagctccgattccgactccgaaattttttttactgtacacttgcgctcgagcgaggtgtcgagcgcaagtcgagcacacgttgtattgaacattggctcgatcgacatgtcgagcggaagtcgagcgaacctcttccagagaggttcgctcgagcgacatgtcaaGCGGAAGtcaagcgaacctctctgaaagagttccgctcgagcgccacgtcgagcgcacgtcgagctccgatcttataTCGGAGCTCCGATAGcgtatcaatacactaatagtcacttctttaatcagtaaataaaaaaaattaaatacatgaacggTCAAAATTAGAGGATATACTGGTATTATTCTTATAGTatagagttcttctactcagTAGTTCTACGCCACGCACatgttgagaaaaaataaaaagatcaaaaataaaaacaggtgCGGTATAACActatttgatataatttttatagtcGAAAGCTACAAGTAATGATACGCTAAATTAGATTGTTTCAGAGTACAGTTGGCAATGGTAAGTGGCGGATCGTGGGCAGCCAGGCTGCCAGGGTATTGCGTGTCAACTATTTTAGTATGTGAGGCAACAAATTAACATTCGGCAAAGGGATGAGGACAATAGAGGAAAAGATGAGTATAAGATAGAGGAAAAGATCGGAAAACAAGCCAACAGCTTCTCGAAAGGACTATTCTGAAAGTTGATCAAAAGAGGCTTGTGAACCAATGGATGTGGTGCATGGTGCTGCAGATGGTTTGCAATAGTGGAGCAAGCGACGACAATTCCAATGCTAGGACAAGTGTGGGGGTGTTGGTGGACCAAATATAGGCTTTATTTAGATTGTGAGATAAGATgcgatagttttagataaaaattgaataaaatattattattattttagaatttaaaaaaattgaattttttattatattttctgtaaaaatttaaaaaaattataacaatgagatgaaataaattcatttctGTATCTAAACGGAGGGCGCTTGTAATCTGTACGGTTATTGGGTTTTTCCAGTCTCAGCCCATTTTCGTCGGTTTAACCATTCATTCCCAAAAACTAACCCAAAACTCACAAAACAGACCAATCGGTTTTGCATCGGTTTGTCAGGGCGAGTTGGGGGTTGAAATTTCCTTAACAAGCAGAAAAAACACCTTTCAAAAACACAAACAATTTCAATCCCAAACAGCAATAGGTAGAAAAAGAGTATGAATGAAATCTGGCACAGGTTTTTTGGTTTAATGGACACAACTCAGACAGTTGTAATTGTGCTAGTCCCAAACTTTGATAATTACAGAGGAGAGACAGAGACAATGACTTTGAGAACATGCAccgaattattaaaaaaaaaaattaattcaatataTAACCGTGAAATACGTAAACGATacgtaattactttaaaaaaaatgaaatctattattaaaagattaatttttttcatgtgaatctcatatgtttatttttttcaaaatgattacgcgacggttgcacaattcacgattgcaaatatcttttatctaaaaaaaaaaaaagtcaatgagctttaaataaaataaggaatCTCCGGAGGGAACCTTGACCACTATTCACTCTCTTTCGTGGGTGAAAAACATTAAGTGACACAGACCCAACATACATTCCTTCAATGGCGATCAGAGAGAGACAAAGTAAGGCAAGAGGTCTGAGCAAATACGTAGATATTAGAAAGAGATACAAGAGACATCACCTGGATTGACAACAATGGCACTCTAGCGTATGATTCTCTAAACAACAGTGGCTTGTAAACAGCAGAACTCTTTATGGATAACAAACTGCATGCTTCCTCTCTTTTAGGTCAAGATTGGTGGCAACTTCATACATGGTCGATTTATTTACGAAATTGATCAACTTCTTTATTATCccatttatgtatttatatatttatttatttattacctcttttaaaacaagtaaaaaaataaaaaatctttagTTGAGCCCTGTTCAACTTGAGTACTCAAATACAACTCAAGTTTCTAGCCAAACTCGAACTtagtttttcataaatcaagCCGAGTTTGGGCGAGTAACACAGCCCCAGGCTCGATCACTAAGGTTTGAAGGTTAGATTTACTTGGCATCCGTTGCTTCAGGAGAAGGTTTCTCCAGGGGGCATTGAAAGATTTGCTCCCCAGCCATTGTCAAAATCCGTAAGCCTCAGTCATTCCTTGAGCTCTATGCGACAAGGCAAGAGACCCAAAAATACAACAGCACAATTTTCTTGAGCTGCTTGTAGCCTGGGGCCTCAGATGGTATAGTTTGGATTGGGGTCCCGTCAATTCCACCCAAAACTGGGCAAGTTGATGATGACCCAGAAAGATTCAGGAAGAAGGAACTCCTCACCTGTCATCCTCCATATGATAACTTCAGGATCTAGAAAGATCAAAAAGTCTGATCAGAAAATTAATATACAAGATATCTGATAATGGTCCGAGATATGTCAAGAGAACAAATCCTAAAAGTGTTAGTATTTTGCAGGGGGTCATATCGACAAGTCTTCCTGTGATTCCTGAACAAGTTTGAAATGACAACCTATTCTGCAAACGCCACATTCTTTCATATAGTAATAACATTACATTGTAATTTATACAGATGCATTCCAGTAGCACAGAGACACAACATTCCTTGCAACTCATACTATACTGGATATGATAAGCGACACAACAAGGTACACTATGATAGATAGGAAAACAGAAAACCACATACCCAAACCCATCTGTATTTCGGATTGAGTTTAGTTCCAGCATAATCAACTTCAAACTCGTTCTATTCCGTTTCCCATAAGCCTTCCATCAGAATCAGTAACACTTGTTCTTAGATTAGAAAGCAGAGCATCACGCCCAGTTAAAACTAACTGAAAAAAGCTATCCACTTCCTTTGTAAGAAGATCTAGTCCTTGTGAAAGTTTATCGGCTCTCCTTCCCAAATCTGAAACAGAATTCTGGAATACTTCCACTTCAACAAGGTCGACACCATCTTGAATCATGGGATACAATTTCTTGACACTTGTATCAACTGCTTCAAGTTCTTTCAAAACTGGAAATTGTCCACtggacaatatatttctaatttccCCGTTCACACTAGTCTGCAGGGCAGTATAAGCTTGTGCCCATATAAATTTGTCAGCAACATTTAAATCTAGCAACTTTTTACCAGAACCAGAGAAAGCTGCAGCAAAGACGCTACAGACAAATATTGTCTCCACCTTAACTCCATAAAGAGCACTCATTAAAACCTTACCTTTGGCTGAGTTCTTAACCTTGGGAAGATCCAGTGACTTCACAAGCTTGTCCAAAATGGTGCAACAGTTTTCAACTCTAGGGTTCTTTGAATTAACATGCTGTCTCCAGCCATCAAGTGAAGATCGGGCCCGGATAAACAGCTTTGAAGAGTTGGATTTGAAATTGTGTAGCAAACACTGAAGCAAGAGATTTCCCTGGTTCAACCGTGAGAGCTCAGAGCTGAAAGCAATGCATACATCAAGCAAATTCACACTAACATCCAAGTACACATCTATCCATTTCTCATCCCAGTCACACACGGGGAGTTCAAGCTCTGTTATGAGGGTTTTTATGTCGTTATGCGTTTCACAAAGTGACTCCATTGCTAATTTCATCCATGAAAAGCCGAGGACTTCATCCTTGTCTTTGGGATTAAGCCTTCCTAGCCTCCCTGCCAAGGTTTCCTCAAAAGTATTTGATAGTATAAGAAGCTTTCGAGACAAATGAGATGATGATAACATTCGGAAAGGATTCCCAAATGGGAAGAAGGGCTGGTGTGGTTCATGTGGACGACTCATGTCGATGATTTTACTGCTGATATGACAACAGAGAAAAGCCTCAGAAAAACCATATGTCAAGGCACAGTTTCATAGACAATGGTAGAATTAAAGGGCATGTGAAAATGTATGATACAATTCACAATATATGCATGCCATATAACTAACCCCATGAGGCAACCCCCAGGAAAAACTCACTTCAGCGAAGATGTTTTCACATGAACCATCCATGAAACAACCGACTTATTTGGAACATTATTAAATGAGTTCCATTCCATGTAACCTAATAGAATCATTATGGTTCGTTGAGTTAagcttttcatcatttttttttataggtaaaaaaaatgatgatgaaaagCCCAACTCAACGACCCAATAGCAGGAAAACATAactaaaaaatgtttttcttgaTGCTTTTCTTCCATTTCAGTAGCAAAAAAACACGTCCTAGTGAAACCTAAAGCAATAATCCCCTCGCACCTTTGCAAGTCCGCATCTCGCAAAACATCTTCGAACGGCCAAAGATTTTAACCAcctaaaaaaaaacccttacGTCTCACAGACCACCTAAGCATAATGATATCCACATAAAAATAGGACGAAAATCAAAACATACACACACCCCTTACTTCTCACAGACAACCAAACATAAAAATAGgccgaaaaaaaaatatatacacaaatagaTAAAGGCATACACATGTATAAAGCAAATAACTCACCTAACAGTCGGATCTTTGAATAATAACCCTGATTAGACCAATCTGAACCCAAAATTAACCTCCGATCGTTAGAAATCTGATCAAAATTTAGAAAACCCAAGCCCTAGATAATTTTCCCCCAAAACAAATCACCATCTGCTCTAATTGCATATTTTTCCGAGCTTgggaacaaaaagagagagaggaaaacgTACCAGAAGTTTTGGATCAGATCTATTCGGAAGGGAGTTTCAGAGTCTGCGACGATATTTCCTTGAAATTTCCTGGCGTGTGATTGGGGTAGGTTTGTTCTTGTTTTGAAGACGGATACCGAGGTAGTGATAGGATAACCCAAGGGATATAGTGGGGGTTGAGAGAGGCAGCGACACGTGTGAAGAGTTCACTGGGCCGTCTGCAACTAACGGatacattatttattatttatttttatttttattattatgattacatttcacattccattttttttttttgttttttttattcattttaaactaattgaattcttctactacTTATCTATacatatcacatatttaataataaaaataagtatagtgtgggacaatgaataaaatttttctttggttAGAGTACGAGAAAAGTctattctcatttgttttcataacatatctcatcttatctcatttcatttcatctaattattataattttttaaaatttttacaaaaaatcaaataaattattaatttttttcaaatttcataataataataatattaaaaaatatatattctaataatacttttttaaattttaaatttttattttaattcatctttttatctcatttcgtgcgaaaacaaatgagatttTAGAATGTCAAAGAAAGAATTGGaggaacattttttttctctcattttttctcttGCTTTCGAAAACAAATTGTTGCCTCCAAGAGTTTGATCTGTTCACTGGGGAGGGGGCTGAAGCTTTGGCTTCACCCACCTCCCTTTCTCGCCAACCTTAGTCTCTGATTAGGTTTTTATTTCCATAGTTTTTATGTTAGTTTTTCACCAGTTGCACCGAAACTACTTGATCTTTTGCTTTCCAGCGAGCAAAGTCCAACATGCAACCCGccatcagcctcctcaggcgccgatcttcaagacggCAGAAGAAATCTACCCATTCGAGTAGCGCATAAACCTCACGTGCAGTCTATATCGTGCGCAAGTTTCACGTGCCACCACACCTGCGGAAGCTATGTTGCAGCACACCCCTTTGTACTGTGGCTTCTAGTTATAGTTTAATAGTCtgttcataaaattatataaaaatcatcaCCAAACAGTTTCCCTTTGTGAGAATTGGGTGAGAGTCAATTTTTTAATTCCGATCACCCcctttgtattttacttttgtgttgtaatgtgtgttaattttgagaaaattgtaggAGACTCTCATCCTACCGAACTTGTATCTTGTATCTgttaatttatctataaatgCTTACTTGctgaggaggatgaggaggagtagaagaaaaaaaatagaaaggtcTTCGAGTCTTGGTCGTTCTGGGTCTCGCTCTGGTGCAGCTTCTGTACGAACTGGACACTTCTAAATGGCGATACTTGTCCTAAGTGTTCGATCATAACAaggaaaaacttttttttttttttttaatacactAAAAAAATTCCAATGTTTTTGCTTACTATTAATGGGAATGAATCAGGGACGAATCTGGTGTGGATGAATGACTCAGGTGATATCTGAAATGTCGGTGGAAACTGGAAATTATGGTAAGGATTATAATAGTTTTCGAGTAATGATCGATAGTCATGGATGCGtacttcttttataaaaaagtaaaattttttattaaaaaattaatttctttatatgagacatatatttatttattttatttaaaataaatatgcgGTATTTAtacactctataattataaatattatttattttttatatataaattttaaataaataagtttcacATAaacctttgtaaaaaaataattctactaaAAAAATTCAGAGGGTGCTTCACCTTTTTACAAAGGGATTAAGTggaacttatttatttttaccttgtataaatcattttttctgacccaatttaaaaagaaaacccaataATAATTCCAATTTTTAATGGTGTTGATTGCTAGATTTTTCTTTAGGCTAGGGACTCAGATGGGTGAAACCGGCCAGTTCTAGGTCGGTTGGGCCAGTCTTTTGGACCCTTTGTTGAGCCTTTGTTTTTGCTCAATTCTacattttttggaattttttttttctcaatttattattcaatatctttttagacttttttttaattgatttcaaatttaaatttgttgagtttttaaaactcattttaaatattcaacttcattttaattttaatgtcatttgtAATTTTATACTATTACTAACTACTAACTACTAAGTATATACTACTATAATAATTACTAgataactataaaaataaaaactccactagatgtttaataattaatacacattaaaaattaaattaaattttcctAAACAAGTAAGCAACAATTACTCTTGAATAATATTGTACTAActcttcaacatccaaataaatTTCCAAGCAACATCCAAATTGATTTACAAGCAACATCCAAATTGTCATCAGTCTTTAATAGTTGTGACGTCTGATTGTGCTCCCAactctatataaaaatattaataagattaaactatcaaatattaatgaatttggTTGATGAAAAACActtaaattagtttataaaagtaaatgaatattaaatGAGTAAAACATTTCCTGATTCTACCATAAAACTCTCTATATTATTTATGGATtctcgaatatcaattggcgTTGGTGGATGTTGAAACCAATTCTGAACACAAATAAGTGCTTCAACGGTTCTCGGAGTCAGCAAACTCTAAAAAGGAtcaagcaaccaaaccatcttcCTAAATCATTATCCTTCAACAATTATAAATGACaattcatcaataattaccaTATCTGAAATCGCCAACCCTACAGTCTGTTCACTATATTTGTGGATTACAAAATTCCTTACCACACTACTATCACTCTCTCCAACCCTTTCCTCGGGTGTTGCCTCACCtgccaatatttttttgtatctaTCCAAATGCTCCagtttatgaggatttttgggatATAAAAGTATATGGTTTTACATAGTTGAAgttttgttcttctttgagtGACAACAAGCAtatatcttgccacaataatCACACTTGACTTTAGGATCATCTACGGGACAACCATCAACCTTTGTAAAATGGTCTCAAACAATTGACGGATtatttctcttccatttcttaGAAAGTGGACAACTAGTACTATTAGGAGCACTTAGGGGTCTTGGTGTTTGCATCTCTTCCAAATTAATTGTTTGTTCATTCGAATTAAAATCAATTGGACTTGACAAAGAATCCATATAACATGTGAAGaattaaatacataattaattacaaaacacaacaaattaaaacaaacaaagaacaaaCATCACCACGATTACACAACAGCTAATTTGCAACATAGCAAACATCACAAGTAGACTCTAATCTAGATTTTAGTTCGCTCATCAACCtcacaatttatttcaaaatatttttatagtaagATTGTCAACACAATATTAAGCACCcaatattaataatttgatCTAATAGTAAGTTTAAAGTTAGTAACACTCACAGTGGGAATTAGATCTATCTCggattactattcacaaccaaAAATTAGATCAAGAAATTTTCAATCCCTGTACATACACAATAAACTCATTAGACaacaaataatatgaaaaataatttaatataatgaaaaatatatcaagTGAAAACGTGGAAAAAGAATTGCACCTCAAAAAATCATTGGAACACCGAACACGAGTTAGTGAGTCACGGACGAGAGTCGCAGAGATGAGAGAAGTATTTTGGTCACGGCATCACGCGGTGGGCACTACGAGTGGGGGGTTTAACTAGTCAAAGACAGCGTTAATGCCGTGGAAATGGAATGAGTTCGAGGTA encodes the following:
- the LOC121246223 gene encoding protein BPS1, chloroplastic-like; amino-acid sequence: MSRPHEPHQPFFPFGNPFRMLSSSHLSRKLLILSNTFEETLAGRLGRLNPKDKDEVLGFSWMKLAMESLCETHNDIKTLITELELPVCDWDEKWIDVYLDVSVNLLDVCIAFSSELSRLNQGNLLLQCLLHNFKSNSSKLFIRARSSLDGWRQHVNSKNPRVENCCTILDKLVKSLDLPKVKNSAKGKVLMSALYGVKVETIFVCSVFAAAFSGSGKKLLDLNVADKFIWAQAYTALQTSVNGEIRNILSSGQFPVLKELEAVDTSVKKLYPMIQDGVDLVEVEVFQNSVSDLGRRADKLSQGLDLLTKEVDSFFQLVLTGRDALLSNLRTSVTDSDGRLMGNGIERV